In Cherax quadricarinatus isolate ZL_2023a chromosome 73, ASM3850222v1, whole genome shotgun sequence, the genomic stretch gagaatggagagagagagagagagagagagatggagagagagagagatgaagagagagaaCATAAAACTACAACCAAAAGGCTCAGAGCCTAAAGCTTACCTTTGTAGTTTGCCACCACAATCCCTGTGCCTTGGCAACAAAGTATGAAGAAAGAACTGAAACAAATACAGCACCAGGTATCTGCACAACCTTTAAGAGGCTCTGCATTAAGGAGGGTCATGTATACCTCCAGAGGGATTGACGAACCAAATAAAAGGCCTCTTCATTGTTATCAATCCTAAAGGAGACTTCATTAAACACAGCTGGCTTATGCAGACAGACATCTTGAAATATATGCAACTTATGAGACTACAAAAGCAATAATTATAACTAAATCATACAGATAATTTTTTATGCAATGTATTTGAAGATACTAAAATTGtacctggatgttgatacagacTCCTTTCAGTTACAAATTGTTAaggaaatgaataaaataggaGGCTACTCCATTTTGCTTCATAATACATAAATTCTTTAAATAAATATGCACAGTACTATTCAAAGTATAGGTGACACACATGCCTAAAGCTAAATGTTTCAAATAACAAACATGTCCACCTCTAGTAGATGAATAATTGAAAATTAACACAAATACTGAATCTATACAAAAAATTGAGTCCCATGATCATGGATGGCAAAATACTCCCCTGCTTCCATAGAGAACAAACAAGGCTCACATCTCTTGGACACAGTACAGTAAAGAaatgtacatttaaaaaaaatgtaaccATTTACCTGAAGAAACCACTATGCAGTTTCATGCGACGGATGCATATAATCAAATCTTATGTAATTACTTTTATGTTGCAAATTCAAAGACTAGTAACAAAAAAGCCAAATAACTAatatgaacttttttttttttttttttttttttgcataccaCCTATCAAACCATTCTTTAAAAAGAATTCTTTCACAAACCAACCATAAGCACAGCCAATATGGCTCCCTCCTCAACAGATGCTAACAGGACATACCTCAAGCTTGTAATCCTGCATTATGTTAATAGAGTCTGGGGACAAAATCAATATGCATATCAGAGCATATCAACAATCATCCCATCCATGAAATTCTCTTATAAATATGAGGAGACTTAAAGAAAAAGTATCTATACATTTCATGAAAAGTAACAAATTACACATGTCTAAAAGCTGGCAGTTTTGCAAAAACTCCCTATAACCCACTTTACAATAAAAAATTATGGATTCATTCTATAGCAAGATTGTTTTCAAAGCATTACCTTCAAGTATCACAGTTCCTGCATTTTTCATACAATGCTGAAACCAAGTGAAAATCTATAGCCCACCCAGCTGGAATGTATGGGAGGGTTTCCATCACTAACATACATTGGAATACGGCAAGCGTTTCTCAAAAGGGAATTGTGACTAGTGTGTTGATGCCACCAATTTAAGTGTTAAGAATACTCATTAAACACttcaaaatggaaaacatatggaTATATCCTGGTGTTAAATCAATACAGACCAAAGCATTATGTCTAATTAACCTTTCAATTGTGAAAAATTTCATATCATTGAACTATTTCGTTAAACCTTAACTCTTTACAAGAGCTCTTCAAGGCAAGCTAATAACTACACTGTACTTTATATTTTGCTATTTAATATTAAGAGTATCTCATGCCTTTATCAGCTAAAATATCAACCTCCATGTTTGATCAACCCACAATCTGTGACAAATCCATTTTTTAAATGGATTGTTAAGACCAAGCACAGTTGTGTTAGACACTATGGTACAAACTGAAATTCTATTGACATAAAAGAAAAGGCTCACATCTCCCAAGAAAAACTATCTTGCACAGATATGGTGTGAAGATATGGCATAGCATTTATACATTAACCATACAATTTACTTTTTAAATTTTACAAGTCCATTGTCGTTACCATATGTAAACCTAAATACAAGTCTACATAATAGTGATTTTAAAAATATCACCAAGGAGGCAGCGAGACTTTGGAGGTCGACAATTCTAAAAGTATGGACACTTAACAGGCAGACTAATGGACAAGATGAATTTAATTTCGTCAAGATTACCTAAGCCTGGCACATAACTGAACTTTACCTAGGATTAAGAAGGTGCATATTCATTCTTCTAACATGTTTGTATTGAAATGTAATGTACTTGAGAATTCCTGCATCTGCATGTATATTGTTCTCATTTACATGGAGTACATGCTGTAACAACCCCTACAAAGAGAATTACAGCTAGTGTATTACTATCACCAACCTGTGGACACACACACTGGATATGATTTCTTTTCATTTAGTACATTATTGAGTATTAAATAATTTATACAGGTAAATTTAAGATATTAAAAGGATATAATGCTTAAGTCTTAAAGAAAAAGGCACCAAGGAAAGTGccaaatcagaaaaaaaaaatctacttaaCTATTCAAGACACCGTGGGAATCTCAAGTGCAAAAATACATTCCTACAATGAATTCTTTAGTGTCTTTAACAAAAACTATGTAATAGCACAAGTGCACTGGAGTATAACTGGAAATATaatgaaaaataaattaaaacaCCAAAGTACCACTTCCATCTGGTGATTATCATCATTACATTTATAGGAGGAGTGCTAAacttgtaggggtcatacagcacctagggGAATGCCCCACATAGTAAATAAGTTTATCTCTAAACATAAAAATTTATTTATAAAAAAGGTCTGCCTGCAAAGTGCCTTTGTAAATTACAGACTACACATGAAGAGGGTAGTTAGTCTGCTGGCCTCTTTTCTGAATTCTTCTTTGTAAATTCCTCCGCATTTTTCATAAATTTCTTACGGTCTTTCGTGTAGTCCTCGGCAAGATCAGCACGAAGCGGGTGTTCAGGTTCAGGCTCATTTACAAGGTTGATTAGAGCCTCAATCACTGCAATTGATGCAATCAATGTTAAATTTGAGTATCACTATATTCATACCTTACGCGAACGAATGCATGCATATTTAGTCAATTATCCATCATCCACAGCTGAAGAGATCAGATGTGCACCAAACTTCCAAAAGCTCTGGTtaatggacttttttttttttccaaatgatCTCATCCCTCAATGAAGATTCATTAATATCGATGAGGGGTTCTTGAATCACAACCTTTTTCTTCCATTATCTGTTTAGATATTAAGAAAAGGCAGTAGAAGATAGGTAGCTGATGGAATCAATGACTTATGAACATGGAATGTTTTTAATACAATTTCAATCTGCTGTCTTAATAAAGAGACACCAGATTTAGGCACGAGAAACCCAATGGTTCGTTTTCAATTTCAATGTCATGCATGAAGTCAAAAGAAAATCACACACCAGGTCAGATGAAGTATGACTAAATATTGTATTTCTACATTCTTTTTTCTCATTCGTTTTTTTTGTCTGTATATACATAATCATATGGTTTGTGTGTggtaagctcttttttttttttgtaaacattCGTCAAGAGATGAGAAATCTGCCTCTGCAGCCAAATCTCAGatcatgcctttttttttttatattaccaTTTAGTGTATAAATGGTCatataaaaaataacaaatttgacGATTAATAAAATGCAAAATTAAGTGGTAAACCCTAGACATAAGATTTACAATGGTCTGCACTTGTAAATTAAATACTTTAGACAAATGATTTCTTAAGAAAGGTAACTATTTTATGCATGTGGTAAGTAGGGATGTTGCAACCGGAGGGGTAATTTGACTGCAATGTCAGCAAACACCTTGAAACATGGTAATTGAGTGAATGTTTGTGAATgtattttcttctttgggttaCCATGATTTGGCAggatttttctttcaattctcgtTTTATGTTAACTGTAAATTATACTGTACCATATAGGAATAGTGACAATCTCAGATAACAGAagtattataaatggtgcaaaggtgacattaaaacaatatcaaagatgtcTGAAACAAACCCActgccattatagtatgctcctcacttagcgacgaattcgtttaatgatgtggtcttaggaatggaactccgtcgttaaatgaggagaggctgtattacttTTTTGTAAAATGACTGTTCAGTGTTTTTGGagcaaaaataaaacaagaaatgtGGCTTATTTTACAATTCTGGCTTTATGTTAACCTGGAGAGGTGACAGGCATGGAAGAGAGAAAAGGAGGAGGGATAGGAAGAGAAGGCAAAAAGGGGGAGGTTATGGGATACAGGAGGGAAATCGAGTAAGGAAAAGTGAGAGGAAACTTAGTATCTAAAGGAAACTAcaaaatactgtatattaactATTAACCTGAAAACAATGACCACTCACCTTGGTCCGTTTTTGTTGCAGGTTTCCAGTTCTCGGCGCTAATGATAGGGAGACACACCTGACCAAAGacaaaaattttaattaaaaatctgAAAAAGTATGAGCACTCTTATATGTGCATACAAATACAATCCACTACATGTCAGTTGTTTTGGGAATTATTACACAAATAAGAATTACTGTATTATGAAATGGGAAAGTAGAGATAAATATATACTGAATTTAAGTAAAGGTTTTTAAGGTTTACATGCCAGTTTACATTTTCATGAGACAAAAGAAAGACCAGCAATCCTGCTAGTGCAAACCAATTAATGGCATTCCATCTCACACTTGTACAACAGGATGGCAATGTCTTCCTGGATATCCcagttgctgcctaccaacctaccacctccAGTAATATACACATTTACTATCTGTATGCATACAGTTGTAAATAATACATCTGTGAAACTTGTCTGTTTACTAAAGCCATATCGCTAAAAGATCAGTCACACAAAACCATAAATCCACTTGCAGTAAATCTATAGTCAGTAAAACTTAAAAGGAAAATACCACAAATATATCCCAAAGATGGCTAAATGTTAATGCTGCATAATAGCCAAAAACAAAATATATGATGGGAAAAACTTATTTCAAGTAGGGGTTTAAAATAGGAAAGCTCGATTTACTGCACACTGTCCTGTATCATTTTCCTTAAGGAAGGAAAGTATGGCAGAAAGGAATGCAATGAGAAAAAAGAAAAGGGTGGCAAGATAGGTGTAGGTTCCAGAATTATAGGAGTGATATAAGTAAAGAATATGCAGGGATGTCCAAGAAAATAAGCTTAGGAAGTGAAGATAGAATTTGAGGTGAAGATGAAATATATTAACCCTTCATTATCTCTTACCGACACCAATATCGCTTTCATGGATCTGTGCATTAATTCTAGCAGCTCAGAATTTGGCGCGAAGGACTTGGTAAGCCTACATACAAgtgaatgggtctgtgcagtcaATGTGCATAATAGTATACAACAAAACTGGGGCCACCacagtgcattgtgggaatgccatctttagtatgccttgttcaccatgccacGCAAACACAAAAGCCTCATTCCCAGGTGAATTCAATGAGTTATAACTCCAGTGACAGTTCCAACAAGGATTGCCAAACTAAGGATGAGTTCTATAGTTTCACACGTTTAATAGCGGAAAGCGATGTGGGAGAGACCAGAAATGGTGTTTGAAAACCCTGGAATGTGTTCATGCTGTAAACAAAAGCTCATATTCTCCTGTGGCTTGGGTACAGATTGAGtaacagtggtgatagtgatatggACTTTGATTTCCTTACAATCGATGAACAGCCCAGTGATAACGATGACAATTATTACCCTATCAAGCAGCAATATATACGGCGCCACATGCTGTGGTATACCCatccagacacacaacaccagtgatAAACAGGGATAATGAGATAATGGTGCTTTGAATGACATGGGTACGGGCTGTAAGCAATGCAGGCACTGCATGTAGCAGTGGTGGGTGGGATGAAGATGCACAGCACCATTGCCCCACACCCCAACAGTCACAGTCACTAACCACTACACAACCAGCCACAAATATCGAACAATCACCACCAGACTGCATTTGGGATTCACTGGAGGATGCACATTTCATGCCCAATCCTAAATCAATCTGATGACACAAACATTGGAATCCAGCCCAACTGTACCCTGGGAATGACACCACAGAAcaaattctttgaactatatttTGATAATCCTGATGCAAATTAGTGATGGAAACCAGAAGATACTGCCAGCATACAAAGGTAAACATGTTAGTTACACCACAGTtaaggctgggctttgaaattatttgtgtaaaaaaaaaaaaattgcaatattTAATCACACTAGTCATCTGATCACCTTATATGAACCCTGATGTTCAGTGATCTCATTTCTCAGAGATTTATCCTGCTACTACATAggctacacttctcagacaagGCCCAATAAGAATGACATGTTGTACACGATTAAGAAAACTTTTATGTgcaatgactttttttttttatcccatcAGGAAGCTTTGATCCTATTCAAAAGGAGACTGTtgttgttaaccctttcactgtcagtacCGTAGTACTacagcttgcaagccagtgttgatGCCGTAGTACTACACCAAAattttagcggcttcaaatctggcgggagaaagctggtagatcTACAGGTGAGAGAATGgatgtgtggtcagtgtgcacagtgtaaaaaaaatcctgcagtacgcagtgcatgagaaaaaaaaacttcaaccatgtttttagtttaaaacgccgactttgaggtgtattttgtATGGTATTAacggttgtattcttgttttcttggtctcatttgatatagAATGGAAggtacattacagaaatagagataatttcaGTTAGTTTCATgataaaaagtaccttgaaattgagcttaatatagcagaaatgttcaatttttgcagatgttccagagtaaacaaatgacgtcaccgtctaatacgtgtccaactggccagtctaatatgcagtcacaaatgggttgacattatttatacagttattacaataatgcagtagtctgtatatcagtaaatcttctattttttgtgaataaaaattcaaaatggagagCAAGAGTAATACAagaggcctggagacgtgactaataaacagagaaaatgttatttaagCGCCAGGAATGTCtgatttgtttattctggaccccattctgaaattggcatcttttaaaatttgtgtgaaattggccaagctGCCAATTTCTTaccattttattgggtagttgaaatcagtaaatgggcagtttcttgtaatcAATCGATAgagcaaatggagttctagcgaaatagctatgagtttggccgactggaacaatggaattgggcgagaatagggctcaaattaggcgaaattgccgatgcatacatatcgccgagaccgctaacttcgcgagagtgtaattccataagttttccatcaaattttcctacttttggtgtcattaccaccaaGATAAGATtcgatcctggagtttacctggaaagagttccaagggtcaacgccccagcagcccagtctgtgaccaggcctcatggtggagcagggcctgatcaaccaggctgttactgctggctgcatgcaatccaacgtacgagccacagctcggctggtctggtaccaactttaggtgcttgtccagtgcctgcttgaagacagccaggggtctattggtaatcccccttatgtatgctgggaggcagttgaacagtcttgggcccctgacacttattgtgttgtctcttaacatactagtggcacccctgcttttcattggggggatgttgcatcgtctgctgagtcttttgccttcgtagcgagtgattttcgtgtgcaagtttggtactagtccctctaggattttccaggtgtatataatcatgtatatacAGGTTAAAAGGGGTTAAAAGATAACTCAGTGAATTGTGTAAAATTACCAACTTATGCACTTTATAGGGTAGCTCTGATAGTTGAATGGGTGATTTCTTGGCACAACTGATAGAACAGAAGGTTTAATAGTGAAAAAGCTAAAAATTTGGTAAAACTGAACAATGGACTTGGCCTAAAACAAGACTCAAACTGGGTGAAATTGCCAATACGTAAATTGCACCCCAACTGATAAAGTTGCGCCTGTGTAATTCTGAccttcatatttttggtgtcccTACTTCAGAAATCACATCAGAAGAAATTTCTAATTTAAAACTGCAATTCAGCAATTTTAATTTTTTGGGATCACAACAGTAAAAGGGTTATATTGGAATTTACTGAattgtgtaaaactggccaaattattGACAGTTGTGTACTTTATAGGGTAGATCTGATAGTTGAATAGCTATGACATGGGTCAAATTCAGCAATGGAATTAAATTAAAATAGGCctcaaagtgagcaaaattgCTCGTGTAAAATGTATCCAGAATACCAGTTTTGCACCGAATTTTCCAATTTTGATCTCATTAATTTTGGAAAAATTTCTAGctattcagattttttttttaattaagatgGCTATTAGTTTTAAATTTCAAGCATCACAACAGTGAAAGAGTGAACTCTTAAATCAGCTCAACTCACCTGCCCCTTCTCATCTACATTAGGATGATAAATCTTTGTCTTAAAATTTATTTTGGGTGGCTTAAATGGGTATTCTGCAGGAAAGTTCACTTCAATCCTAAATGCTCCTTTATTGTATGGGGGATTTTCCTGAAAATGAGAATAAAAATATTTAGTAGTTACCTACAAAAGAAAGGGCATAAAaaaaagtacaggagggccccgctctATGGTGCTTCCCTAATATGGACAATGCAAATTACATCCAGAAATTCATTTACACGGCTCCCTGATTCACTATTACGGCATTCATGCACCATTATTTACATCCTCCGAGAGCTCCACATCTATCAACtgtttggaaactttccaaaatttcaagttttaaagtcattgcattttttttttttacacgttggccgtctcccaccaaggcagggtgacccaaagaaaaagaaacactttcaccattactcacacaatcacttgtgtttgcagaggtgctcagatacaacagtttttttctatttagatgtcactccaaacagccaatatcccaaacccctcctttaacccttaaactgtagatctacgtttttttacatattttcaaatacatataacaaaaaaaaagtagatcaaagttttttttatacgttttcaaatgtaaaaaaaagaaaagatctacgtttttttacatactttcaaatgttgaaaaaacgtagatctacgtttggacagtttaagggttaaagtgcagtcacctccaggactcaagtccggcttaaccggtttccctgagtcccttcacaaaatattaccctgctcacactccaacagttcatcaagtcccaaaaaacattcatctcattcactcctatctaacatgttcacacatgcctgctgcatatcaaagccccttgcacacaaaacttcttttacccctccctccatccttccctagaatgacccctacccctccactacagatttatacatcctccaagtcatcctattttgttccatcctctctaaatgactaaactacctttgaataatacttttagtaattccatcaaatttccacactacaaattctctacataatatttacaccacacattgcccttagcaaggatatctccactgcctccagccgcctccctgctgcagcatttgcaacccatgcttcacacccatatacgtgttggtaccactatactctcgtacattcccttctttgcctctacggataacgttttttttttttttgtctccacacatactttggtgcaccactcaccttttttttattcatcaattctatgggttaacctcatccttcataaactcatccgctgacaagtccactctcaaatatctgaacacattcacttccatacttcctccctccactgtgatattcaatttttctttacctaactcatttcataccctcatcaccttgctcttatcTACATATACTTTTAACTTTCTTCctatacacacattcccaaatgcATCTGCTAAcccttgcaacttctctttagaatctaacaaaagcacagtatcattttGTATTTGATATCCCCCAtactttaatcccacccctctctccaacaccctaTTATTTACTTCTTTACAATCCCACCTATAAATATGttcaacaaccatggtgacattacacatccctatctaaggcctacttttattggaaagtaatctccctctctcctacacacgccctaacctgagcctcgctagcCTCATAAAAACATTTTACAGCATTTagttactacctattccatacacttgcaacatctgccacattgctcccctatccaccctgtcatatgccttttctaaatccataaatgcaatgaaaacttccctacctttatctaaatattgttcacttatatacttcaatgtaaacacgatctacacatcccctacacattctaaagccttgttcatctgcaatcctgctctctctctTACCTCTATCAATAATAACTGCCATACACTTTACAGTATTAAGTAATACAATTTAagatataaaaattatattaagATCAAATGATAAATTTAACTTAATGCCAAATTCAGCTTCAAGAAACAGTGGACAACATGAAGTTCTTTATTAAAATGTTTAAGTTAATGTAAATATATTTAGAGTAATACAGTAACAATATCATGTGATAAAATAACAGTATTCTGCTGTATAAAACATGAAAAAACTGCAAAGCAAGATGTGTGTTTTTGCAAAGCCAAAATTATGAATTACATAAAAATTTCACACTTTAAAATGTATTATAAAAAAAGATAAGAATATGCAAATACGTACGTTATTTGTCTTCAAGTTATGCAAATAATGAACCGCAAACCTGTTTCTAAGAAATGATCAGGCACAGCATATATGGCTCAATACAGATACTAAAATAATGAATGTAGTAACTACATGCTAAAACTATTTTGGTTCACATACAGTATTGACACTTACTGGTACTATAAGTCCTTGCCATGTTAATATATTGCTCTCATCCACCTGTATGTCCCTGAAGGATTTAATTCCTGACTTACGGATATCTGCCAGTTCCTGTGAAAACAAATATTTTGAAGGTTATGCAGTACAGAATATAGATTACAAGTTCTCAAAGTTTTCTACATACAGTACTGGTATATATTACTAACCATTAGCCTATTTACCATGCCAATGTCTACGGTACCTGTTACCCGGAGTTACCACTGGGCCTGTTAAGTCATCCCTCAGAGAAGCAAACGATATACAGTGGACTCTCCGTTTTTTGTCGATCTCTGTTATCACCGATTTCAGTTTTGGCCGACTTTTTTCGTCAATTTTTTGGTTGTTTCGTCAATTGTACagaacctgtccagtgcccagcgCGCAGACAAAGCTGCCTCCCACACCATTCTCAGCCAGTGTAGCgttgtttctcggtgagtgaacatatcctgccagatcatatgaaacattttgtaataatccattgtttttgccacttgtttattgtgtgtgactgctaaataagtgaccatggccccaaaaaaagctcctagtgccagtgcATGGTAAAAAAGTGAGGAACACAGAACTGAAAAAAGAAATCCTAAGAAAATGTGACAGTGGCATACGCACTGCTGAACTTGGCAGGATGTACGGGAAGGTGCCATCAACAATCAGAGAAAAGAAATTGTGCAAGCTGATGTCACGAAAGGGATGAATGCGATAACCAAACAGAGATCCCAAACAACTGAAAAggtaaggcagttgcatgatgatctcaaagaaactgcctgaaacaagtgctgatgtaggtgaatttaaggccagcaaaggctggtttgaaaaaGTCAAGAAGCGAAGTGGCACACACACTGTTGTAAGGCACGGCGagggtgccagttcagacaaaaaagcggctgaaaaattcaTGAGGGAATTCAAATGTtatgtagaggctgaaaaatttcaaccccaacaagtgtttaattgtgatgaaacaggcctgttttggaagaaaatgccaaagaggacctacattacgcaggaggaaaaggcactcccaggacacaagcctatggaagacaggctaacactcttgttgtgtggtaatgctagtggggatttcaaagtgaagactttactggtgtatcactctgaaaatcacAGTGTTTTCAAGaaacagtgttgtcaagagtaaattgtgtgtgatgtggaaggctaacagtagggcatggatcactagggaaattttcctggaatggttcaatgaagtgtttggcccaagtgtgaagaaatacctcctggatagtaaattgccactccagtgcctcctgttaatggacaatgctcttgctcatcctccagacttggcagaccaattgtctaaggaattcagttttgtaacagtgaagttcttgcctcctaacaccact encodes the following:
- the LOC128701115 gene encoding ubiquitin-conjugating enzyme E2 L3; translation: MAATRRLQKELADIRKSGIKSFRDIQVDESNILTWQGLIVPENPPYNKGAFRIEVNFPAEYPFKPPKINFKTKIYHPNVDEKGQVCLPIISAENWKPATKTDQVIEALINLVNEPEPEHPLRADLAEDYTKDRKKFMKNAEEFTKKNSEKRPAD